Proteins encoded in a region of the Vicia villosa cultivar HV-30 ecotype Madison, WI linkage group LG5, Vvil1.0, whole genome shotgun sequence genome:
- the LOC131606264 gene encoding rhodanese-like domain-containing protein 10, producing MATQLNNSFRTSILYHKDHPFTTTTHKATRFHVITNATSKTNSFKELIESGTVRTVLPKDASTVMNSEGFILLDVRPNWEREKAHVRGSLHVPMFVEDKDNGPLTLLKKWVHFGYIGAWTGQYLTTFNSEFVSQVEDVVPGKDTKVLVACGEGLRSMTATSKLYKGGYRNLGWLVGGFNRSQDKDFLDVEGKEKLKYATIGGASYIFLQLLILLQTVSK from the exons atggcaacccAATTGAACAATTCATTCAGAACTTCAATTCTATATCACAAAGATCACCCTTTCACTACAACCACACATAAAGCCACAAGATTTCATGTTATCACCAATGCTACATCCAAAACCAACAGTTTCAAAGAACTCATAGAATCTGGCACAGTTAGAACTGTACTACCAAAAGATGCTTCAACAGTTATGAactcagaagggttcattctccTTGATGTTAGACCCAATTGGGAGAGAGAGAAAGCACACGTGAGAGGCTCTTTGCACGTGCCAATGTTTGTTGAAGATAAGGATAATGGTCCTTTAACTTTGCTTAAGAAATGGGTGCATTTTGGTTATATTGGTGCTTGGACTGGTCAATATCTTACTACTTTTAACTCAGAGTTTGTTAGTCAAGTTGAGGATGTTGTTCCTGGTAAAGACACTAAGGTTCTTGTGGCATGTGGAGAAGGATTAAG GTCAATGACAGCAACTTCAAAGCTGTATAAGGGAGGTTATAGAAATCTTGGATGGTTGGTTGGAGGGTTTAATCGTTCACAAGACAAAGATTTCTTAGATGTTGAAGGAAAAGAGAAGTTGAAGTATGCTACAATTGGAGGAGCTTCTTATATTTTTCTGCAGTTGCTCATTCTTCTACAAACCGTTAGTAAATAA